The Oleiphilus messinensis DNA segment CACAACAAACAGGCTTGATTACCAGCGAAAAATGCTTGAGCCATCCAGCAGATCCGATATTCGTTTATGAGTCGCCTTCCCTTTTTCTGGCAATGCTCGACGGCGAGGCTATTAGGCAGGAAACGGAACATCCAAGTATTGTCAAAAACGGAATTTTTTTGTCATTTGCAGCACGGATATCCGTTTTTTATGCTATTTGTGACTCATTTCTTATTGTCAGTAATTCTGTGCTGAATGAGTCAGAAAACGAAACTCACCGCTCAAAATCCCTACGCCCAGGCAAGCAAGAGATGTCACATCCGTTACTTACAGATCAAAGTACTTTCACAATCAAAAGGGCGTATTTTTCACAAGCAGAAGTGGGCATGAAGACCTCCAAAGCCACCAGGAAATCAGTTTTATCGGGCACTTATTTGCTCTTATGCCAATACCTATATAGTATTTATTTAGCTCACTATTAATTACACCTCTAAATATGTCATATAAAGTCGAAGTTAAGAACCTGTATAAAGTTTTCGGCCAGCGCCCCGAACACGCCTTCAAATTATTGGAGCAGGGCGTAACCAAAGATGAAATTTTTGAAAAGACCGGAATGGTCATTGGTGTGAAAGACGCCAACCTTCAGATTGCCGAAGGGGAGATCTTCGTGGTCATGGGCTTATCGGGCTCAGGGAAATCGACACTGGTTAGACTCCTGAACCGCCTGATCGAACCAAGTCGCGGCCAGGTACTGATTGATGGCGAAGACATTACGGCGATCAGTGATGATGCCTTGCGACAGATTCGCCGCAAAAAAGTCAGTATGGTGTTCCAGTCCTTTGCCCTGATGCCCCATTTAAATGTGCTCGAAAACACTGCTTTCGGCCTGGAGCTCAGTGGCGAAGATTTGACCACTCGACAGGATAAAGCCATCAAAGCACTCGCCCAGGTCGGGCTGGAGGCTTATGCGAACAATTATCCAGATGAGTTGTCTGGAGGCATGCAACAGCGAGTCGGACTGGCCAGAGCACTGGCCAACGATCCCGACATCATGCTGATGGATGAAGCATTTTCTGCCTTGGATCCACTCATTCGGACTGAAATGCAAGACGAGCTCCTGCATCTACAATCCAAACTGCAACGAACCATTATCTTTATCTCCCATGACCTTGATGAGGCCATGCGCATTGGTGACCGCATTGCAATCATGCAGGGCGGTGAAGTTGTCCAAGTGGGCACACCAGATGAGATCTTGCATAATCCAGCTAACGATTATGTTAAGTCATTTTTTAAAGGCGTGGATGTCAGCCATGTATTCAATGCCGGAGATATTGCGCGAAAACTACAAGTCACATTAATAAAAAAACAATCCAGCGATGGCCTTCGAACCGGCCTGAAATCACTCCGGGATTATGACCGGGAACATGGTTATGTTATTGATAAAGACGGCAAGTTGTTAGGTGTAGTCTCTGCCAACTCCCTCAGCGCCGTCATCAAAGAAGAAAAGACATTGAGCGAAGCTTTTCTCGATATTACACCACTGCAGACTGACACACCGATTCGAGAAACCCTGGGCGTTGTTGCGCAGGCCCCCTGCCCGCTTCCAGTAATCGACGAAAACCAGAAATACTGTGGCGCGATCAGCCGCACTCTACTCTTGGAAACACTGGATCGGGAGGAAACGGCATGAGTACGGATACCCAAAACCCTTGGGCAAGCACCGAACAACAAGCAACGCCGGATACGGATCAAGACACTTCTGCTAACAGCACCGATTCCTCGAATCCTTGGGCGAGTACAGCACAACCGGAAGAAAGTACGGCTTCCAATCCCTGGGGCTCCGCCGGTGAGCAGCCCAGCGCTTCCGAAATAATGTCGGCTGGCCCTGTGGAAGAAACTGACTCTTTCTCTTGGTCCGATCCGTTTCAGGAAGAATGGATTCCTCTCGAAGATTGGGTCGAAACCGGTATTGAATGGCTGGTTGGTAACTTTCGTCCATTTTTCACCGCAATCAAAGCACCAATTGATACCACACTTGGCTCCATCGATACGCTGTTACAGAGTATTAATCCCTTTATCATGATCCTGTTCATGGGTTTGCTGGCCTGGCAAATGGCAGGACGGCGACTAGGCATTACGACGATGATTGGGCTTTTCCTGGTCGGGATAATCGGTGCATGGCAGGAATCGATGACCACACTATCTCTGGTTATTACCTCTGTGCTCTTCTGTATGCTGATCGGCATCCCTACCGGTATCTGGATGGCACGCAGTGATCGCGCCCAACAGATTATCCGTCCCATACTGGACGCCATGCAAACCACCCCGGCCTTTGTCTATCTGGTTCCGATTGTCATGTTGTTCGGGATCGGAAATGTACCCGGCGTAGTCGTTACCATTATTTTCGCGGTGCCACCGGTGATTCGTTTAACCAACTTGGGTATCAGGCAAGTACCCGAAGATCTGGTCGAAGCGGCCCACTCCTTTGGTGCCAGCGGGCGACAAATGCTCTTCAAAGTACAATTACCCCTGGCAATGCCAACGATTATGGCCGGGGTAAATCAAACCCTCATGCTCAGCCTGTCCATGGTGGTCATTGCCTCGATGATTTCCGTCGGTGGTCTTGGGCTCATGGTTCTGCGAGGCATCGGAAGACTGGATATCGGCCTGGCCACTGTGGGTGGTATTGGCATTGTAATACTCGCCATCATTCTGGATCGTATGACGCAATCCCTCGGTCAATCCGCCCGGGATCGCGGCACGCGACACTGGTACGAAACAGGTCCAGTGGGCCTGCTCTTTAAACTGAAAAAAAATTCAACAAACAATAGTTCAGTTTAACAATACTCAATCGCAATGGAGGAAAATGCAATATGACGACACTTAAGAAAATCGCGTGCGCCCTCACGCTGGTCACTGCAACCAGCACCAGCTATGCGGATTCAATGCCGGGCAAAGGCGTTAGTGTGGTTCCGGTACAAAGTGCCATCGCAGAGGAATCATTCCAAACCATCGTTCTGAATGAAGCCTTGAAACAACTCGGCTACGATGTGCAACCCATCAAAGAAGTCGACTACAGCGCAGGTTACACCTCTATCGCCAATGGCGATGCGACCTATATGGCCGTTAACTGGTATCCACTGCACAACACCATGTATGACAATGCCGGTGGGGATAAGGTTTTCTACCGAAAAGGTCACTATATCGAAGGGGCCGCTCAGGGTTATCTGGTTGATAAGAAAACAGCAGATAAATACGGCATTGACAACATCGGCGATTTCAAAGACCCCAAAATTGCTAAACTTTTCGACACCGATGGTGACGGAAAAGCCGATCTGACCGGGTGTCAGGCAGGCTGGGGTTGTGAGGGTGTCATCGAGCACCAGCTGGATGCCTTTAAACTGCGGGATCGAATTACCCACAAGCAAGGACAGTATGCCGCCATAATCTCTGACACCATCGCCCGCTACAAAGAAGGCGATTCGATTTTCTACTACACCTGGACGCCTTATTGGGTTTCTGGAAAACTGGTACCGGGTAAAGATGTCGTCTGGCTTGAAGTGCCCCACTCCGCAAATCCGAATGGCACCGACACAAAATTGCCAAACGGTAAGAACTACGGCTTCGATATCAACAGCGAACGTGTTGTAGCCAACAAAAAGTTTGCACAAGCCAACCCGGCTGCAGCAAAATTGTTTGAAGTTGCCAAGCTGTCTGTTAATGACGTCAGCGCTGAAAACATGCTGATTGCCAATGGCGAAGATTCCCAAAAGCAAATCAAACAACATGCCCTGAACTGGATCAAAGCCAATCAGAGCACCTTCAATGGCTGGTTAGACGCGGCGCGTAAAGCGGCTAAGTAAATCAGCCACCCACTTCCCGCCCTTCGCCCAGCGGAGTAAGGGAAGTGGGCAAAACCAGCCGCCTTTATCTTCAGCCTTGATCCATACGCCTTAATCCACAAAAAACTCATGCTCTGCATGGGGCGAATGTCTCAACTCAAGTTGTTGGCTTGAGACGGGCAACAGAGTTCACCAATTCAGTTCTGTCGGACATTTTGGCAGCACGCTCCAATTTCCGTAAGTAGAGATTATTGGCCACCAATGCACCGATAACAAAGCTCGCTCCCACCAACTCTGCCGTCGTAAATGAGCGCCCCTGAATCACACCAATGGTGAATGCTGTTATCGGAACAAAATTGATGAACAATACACCATTAACCGGCCCCATAATTTTTATTCCGGTATTCCAACTCAAAACCGCAACCAACGCGCCGAGTACAATTAGATACAAGAACGTACCTTTCAACGAAACTACAGTCTCCCAGTCAGGGGTATGTATCATACCACTCATCGTAAAACCGAAGGTGATCAAGGTGATTGAAATCGTACCCAGCACACAGGTCACCGCGGTATACCGTAAGGGTGACCAGTTCGGGAAAGACTGCGCCCCCATGGTATAACTCACCCAACAAAAAGCGCCTGCCAGAAAAACCAGTCCCCATTGACCACTACCACCTGCAGAGGCTTGCATCGGGTCACCTCGGGTAATCACAAGAAACACACCTAAAAAGGCAACAATGATGGCCGCCAGTGTAAATCGTTTAGGCCGCACGCCTTTGAAAAGCCAGGTCAATATCGCGGTAATCATCGGCATCATCGCCATAATCACTGCGCCATGTTCTGGTCGGGTATGTACCAGACCATTGAACGCCAATAGATTAAATCCGGCAAAACCCAACGTTGCCAGAAGGAACAACAAACCCAAACGCCCCTCAAGGCGAAGCGCACCGGCTCCCTCAACCCATATTAGAATCAGGACAAACAGCACCGCAGCGACACCGTATCGAATCAACGTAAGATAAAACGGATCCATCACCCCCAACGCGGGCTTCGCAACCGCAAACATCCCCCCCCAGGAAAGCGTAGCCGCCATCAACAAACCAACAGCTACCGCCAGACTATTACTTTTCATGTACTTCCTCCTCTGTACCTTTATATTCAGAGTTTGTACTGGCTATGCTATCTTTTTCCAAAAGATCTATAATCCCCAAAAACGGAAATTAATTATTTCCAGAATCAACATAGTTGGAGAATTTAACGCAGGACACAAACGGCATGATTCGCCACATTAACGCCGATGTTTAGTTTCTAATTGATAGCAAATTTGTTTAAACTGAAGGGGTTGTAAAAAGCAAAAATGTGATTCAAGGAATGAAATCATGAAACCACTACCTAAGCACCCAGGATATTTCCTTGCGAACAGCGCATGGGGCAATCAAGGGATTAAAGTTTACATACCTGAAACCGAAAAAGCACTTTGGAAGCGCGCTTTACAAGCGAATGCAAACTCAGGATCTAGCCATGTGAATCTGGAACTTTTCAAATCGGTAAAGTCACTTTCAGACAACAATCCCCACAACATAAAATATTCCAGTGACTCTCAAAAAAACCATAAAATACAGGTAACTGCAAAGTTCGTTATTGGCTACAAAGAGTCTACTGAGCACGACATACTGATTACTTTCATCGCTCCAGTTTCTACTACGGACAAACCACCAACAATCTCAGGAAATAACCCAAAACTATTAAAACAGCACGCGTCGGAAGCAGTAAATGTGCAACACAAAAACGACCATCGATTTGTGCTTCCCCCTTATTTCAAAGCCACTTACGACGAAAATAATCAACCATTACCGGCAAACGCGAAGGCGACCTATGTCGATCCAGACTCACTAGAAGTTAAAACAACAGAGTGGGCTTCAATCAGTGATTTGCTGGAAGTTGGTGTTTGGGGTGCTTTTAAGGGGCTTGCAACCTATCGACTCGGACAGGTTCTGCGCTTACCAGACGAAAGTGCTGGAATTGCTGGGGGCTTTGGAGCTACAACAGAACAGCTCTCATTACAAACCCAATTTCGAATTTACTCCGTAACTATTTCTGACTGGAACGGTGATGTTTATCACGGTATTTTCGGAGGGGTCAAAGCGGTTGACTTTAAGTATTTAAGCAATACCCGGAGGGTTAACATCGAGATACTAAAACAATATCGCATTATGGCAGGAAATACTCCCATTTATACCGCTAAGACAGAGCGTGTTGCCGGTCAAGACCACAAAGAATTTATTGCCAACGCGGTTAAAAATGGCTACCCAAATGAAGACAGATGAACTGAGCCCACTAGGACCTATCCAAAAGTTGAAAAAACAAAGACTGTGCGTACTCTCACTTTGCTCAGGGTTGCTTTTTACCATATTGAACACGCCGATTGCGATATCTGTGCGGCACACATTTTCAAAGGCCGCAATCATGAGCCCGAATGAGATTTCCACAATTGCACACACGATACTCATAAGTGCTATTTTTCTGAGTATAATTTTCTTTACCATCGGTGCATTCAGAGCATTCAAACAACAAAGAATTCTTTGCATATTAGAAGAAACACTCTACAGAGTGTTGGTGACGTTTGTTGGATTTACTTTGATTACACTAGGTTTACAACTTATTGGCTATAAATTCTCAATACAATGGCCTTCTCTCGTCGGGGGATTCAGTGCAATTGGTCTCGCAATTTTAATACAGTCAATCTCGAAGTACTCAAAAGAGAATTATAACCCGGATTGATCAATCCCTCCTCAAAACACTCTTTTAGGCTTCACCCATATGTGAAGCCTGTTTCCAAACACGTGGGCAAGCTTGATAACGCCTCTCGGAAATAACTTGGCTTTAGATAAGTTCTCACTCTACAACTTTTATTTCCGTTTCCCATATAATAAGCAATATTTAGTCACTATTATTTTCAATATCTCATTAATTGGAGAATTTCGTGCAGTCCCTGGATGATATGGTGATTTTTGCGGCAGTTGTGGATGCCAAAGGATTTTCAGCGGCTGCTCAAGTGCTGAAGATCTCGACTCCGGTGGTCAGTAAGCGCATTAATGCGTTGGAGGGGAGTCTGGGGGCGAAGCTTTTAAACCGAACGACCCGGAGGATCAGTTTGACGGAAGCCGGGAACGTTTTTTACCGGTACTGTACACGGGTGGTTGCTGAAGCCCAGGCGGCGGAGGCGGCCGTGACTTATTTGCATGATGAGCCTCGCGGTTTGTTGCGCATTACGGCACCGGTTACATTTGGCTCGCAGCAAATCGCCAGTGTGTTACCCGATTTTATGGCGCGTTATCCTGAAATTCAGGTTGATCTTGATGTCAGTGATCACTCCGTGGATCTGGCCGAAGCGGGATATGATATCGCACTTCGCATTACCAACAATCCGCCACCACTACTTGCTGCCCGTCTGCTAACGCAAACACGCAGGATCGTTTGTGCCGCACCTGCCTATTGGGATCAATACGGACGGCCGGAACAACCTAAGGATTTGGAGCATCACAATTGTATTGTTTACTCCCCTCACCCGAACTTTAACGAATGGTATTTTGAGTCTGAAAACGGTTCGGAAACAGTTTCCGTCCACGGACGTTTTAAAGTGAACAATACCACGGCGATGCTCGAGGTTGCAGCGGGTGGACTTGGCGTTATCATGCTGACTTCATTTGCCGTTCAGCGCCAGATTCAAGCCGGTATACTTGAACCCGTACTTGAAAACTACAGCACACCCGGTTCCGATATTTACGCGCTGTATTTACCCAATCGATTTTTATCTCGCAAAGCGCGAGTCTTTATCGACTATCTTGTAGAACTGTACGACCAAACAAAAGGCAGTCTCAGTGAATCACAACCAACCTGACACTTCCGATGTCATCCAGAACAGCACAACCGACGAATACTACAACCAACACGCCGGAGAATTCTTCGAGACAACAGTGAAGCTGGACATGAGCGCGACTATCCATGAATTCAGCGCTCACCTTCCCGAAAACGCCCACATACTCGATGCCGGCTGTGGCTCCGGTAGAGATAGCAAATTGTTAATTGAACTCGGTTACAACGTCACCGCGTTTGATGCTTCGTCAAAACTCGCCAGGCTGGCTTCTGAATATCTCGGTCAACCGGTGCTTACCTGCACATTCAGTCAATTCAAAAGCAACAACCAATTTGACGGCATTTGGGCCTGCGCCTCCCTTCTGCACATCCCTGCCCCTGACATGAGTCAGACCTTATGCCACCTTAGCCAATACTTAAAACCTGAAGGTGTTTTCTATGCCTCGTTCAAATACGGGAGCGAAGATATCTGCAAGGACGGTCGTAACTTCACCAATTGCACAGAATCCCGTCTTGCGGATTTTGTTCAAGAAACTCAGTTATCGATAATCAAGACATGGAAAACACCAGACACTCGCCCGGAGCGAGTAGACGAATATTGGTTGAATGCACTACTCAGGAAAAATGGATCTCCGACTAGTCCGTAATTTCTCTTACAACACGGAACCCGACAGATGCACTGCGGTAATCTTTCTCAATGCTGATACGCTGTGATAGATGCACATTAGGTTGCGGGTTTTGCCAAGTAGCCCCTTTTAATATGCGTTGCGAACAATCGCCATCCAATCTCGGATCCACTGACACTCCGGCTCCTACGTGACTATCATTTCCACAATCCAATACCCATTCAGCAACATTGGAAGTTACATCAAACAAACCAAAAGGATTCGCCTTAAACCGGCCTGCGACACCAGGTCGTGCAACAGCAGTACCTTCTGGACACCCCTCATAATCTCTATCACAGTGGTCTACACCTTGTATGTAATCATCTCCCCACCAATAGCGCGTTTTTTGCCCTGCACGAGCCGCATATTCCCATTCTGCCTCGCTCGGTAAACGGTAAACTTCACCAGTTTGCTCACTGAGCCATTGAGTGTAAGCCGCAGCTTCGATCCAACTAACTTTGATTACAGGCTGTTTCCCTCTCCCCCACCCATTATCAGGTGGACATTTTCGATTAGTTGCCTTACAAAATGCATCGTACTCATCAAATGTTATTTCAGACTGCCCAATTGCAAATCGTTTGCTCACTGTAATCTTGTGTTCAGGGCTCTCATTTTGAAAAGAGCGAAAGTTAACTCCCCCGATCCATCCCGTGCCTTTGGGTATGACGACAAGTTTAGGGCCAGGATAACCGAGTTGAAGTTGGTCTTGAACAGTTTCCCATGTATTGATTTGCTCATGCTGAACCGAACAAGCAGCTCCCAAGAAACTCAAGCCCAAAAGCGATGCAACTTTTACCAAAGTTGATAGATTCATCAGTTGTGCCCTATACCAATAACAAAACTAATTGAGTTCGCAGCAACAGATTGGGCATTTTGACCACTCCCCTTGATGGTTATACCAGATGCAATAATTTCCAAAAACTTAGTTGTCATTAGCATTCGAACCTGTGATTGACTATACACTTTCACAGCCCGGGAACCATCTTCGAGCAAGCGCTGACCCCGCAACACTTCTTTAAGCATTTTTCTACTCTTCTGTAACTTCGGGTGGTCCATCTTGAGGATTTCTTCTGCCAATCGCTTGCGTGAAGCTCGCGGCAATTCCTTGAACATTTTCAAGACGTTTCCAGATCCAATGCCTTTATTTTTCAAAAAGCGATACAATAAAGCTTGCTTCCCCAACGTATTTACGACGTCAACAATTTGCAGACAATCCAGGGCGACCATCAGTGCACTAAATGTTGGCGATTCATCAAGCCAATTATTGTAATCAGCGGACCCGGTCAAAACATTTAGTGTGCGACCTATTGCTACTCCGCATTGGAACGTCGCTGCAGAAGTAGCCGATAGCGTCAGCGGAATCGCACTCCATGTTGCCCCAGCTGAAACAGAACCTCCGCCAGCTTCAGCGATCACCAAAACCCACCCGACTGCGGAGCCACTGCAACTCCATGCAACACCCGCTAATTCAGATTTCAGTGAAGATTCATTCCTCAATATTGCATCATTCAGATTTTCAACCACGGACTTCTGGTATTGAACTTCTCGTATGAAAATCACTTTACCATCGGCCCTGCAACTCGGTCGCAAAACCTTACTTATAGTTTCAGGTTTAGACTAAAGTTTAGAGTTTCAGAGGAAAGAATTCGAACCCAGTAAGACAAAATGATTGACTTTGCGACAGGCTTCGCGCTGCCGCGCCTTATAAGACTTTTTAAAACCATAGTTTTATAAGGCGCGGCCTTCAGAACGAAAAACGATTAAATTCTGGAGGCCGCTATGGACGCTAAGGGATACGGCAATATCCCCGAGATCCTGTTTGATTGGATCACATTTTTGGTTAAAGCTCTACCCCTACGTTCAGTACCCACCTTTATTGAGTTACTGATTGGGGCGATGCTCACGCCAACAGGGTTTGTCACTGATGCCTGGTTGATGGTGGCAATGAAGCGTCACTGGAGCAGTTATTTCAAGTGGTTGCAAAAGGGAAAGTGGTCATGGGTTGCACTCGCGCAACAGCTGGGTCAGTTACTGACTCAATGGTGTCCCAATGAACAGTGGTATTTGGCCATTGATGATACCTTGGTGCTAAGGAGTTCCAAGAAAGCACCCAGTAGTCAGTTTCATCACATGCATGGTAACAAGGCCAACCGCCCGCAATTTGTTCGCGGCCAGTGTTGGGTCAGTTTATCAGCGATTGTTAAGGGGCAGAAACAAGCCTGGTCGATCCCACTGATCTCGCGCTTAACGCGAGCCTGCGGGAACGGTAACAAGCTGGTAACGGCAGGCATTTTACTTCGCGTGATGAGGTCATTTTTTACCGGGGCCACTGTCCTGATGGATAGCTGGTATATGCGGGGTACGCTGATTGCCTCCCTTCAAGGTATGGGGTATCACGTTATCGGGCAAGTCCGAAAGGATACCGCCTTATACGATGTTCCAGAACGAACCGGGAAAAGAGGACGCCCTCGAAAGTACGGAGAGAAATACACACCAGAGCGAGTCACTAACCTGGAAGAGACTTGCGCCAATGTCACGATCTATGGACGACAGCAGTCACTGAGGTATCGAACAGTGATAGCCAAAGCCCGCTTTTTAGATGGGCAGCTCGTAAAGGTTGTGTGGGTGCAGTTTGAAAACGAAGACGGTAGCTTAAAACCTGCCCGGCTCTTGTTGACGACTCGAACGAATATGTCGGGCATCGACATCATAAAAGCCTACGCCAAGCGCTGGAGTATTGAGCCCATGTTCCATCAGTTAAAGAATCGCTGGGGCTGGAATGAGACTTGGCAGCAATCCAGACAGGTGCTGCATCGGTGGGTTCAGATCATCTCTCTCAGCTATGCGCTGGTGCAGTTGCTCACTTATTGGAAAGAGTCGGCAGGTCAAGAAATGCACTTGGACATCCCTTGGCGCAAACATGCGCCGATTACGGCGGGACTGGTTCGGTTAAAGCTGCAACGGAATTTACAGCAAGTTGCCGTGAGGGATTGGTGGGACGTAAAGTCTCGAATATTTAAACCGCCAGCGAGGGCTATTGAGTAGTATAAAGACTCTCGCTAGCGAAAAGCCGCCTAGAATAAGGCGGGTAGAAGAGAAAGCAGAATTTATCCGGTCAGAAATCAGGACTGGAGGATCATGCTCAAACTCTAAACTTTAGGTTTAGACATAACACTCATTAAATTGATTTCACTACCTGGCTGCTCCATTATAAAAGTTACACCGGCAGCGAAGAACTCTGAGTGTTGATCAATAGATTGGAAGAGTTGAGCAAGCGCATCACCGGGAAAATAGTTCCGGATTTTGCTGTCTATACTTAAGAAGTGAAGCGATATGGTGCTAGTATTCGAACTCGTCGAAACATTCATGTGCAATTCCTTTGACCTTTGAACTATCATTCCCTGGTTAGAACCCGTCCAAAACATAATGACATCGAGCTGCTGCCTAGCAGAATAACTTCGAGTGAAACTTCGTTTTATGGACGAGCACTAAAATTTAACGTCGACACGGTGAATGCCGCTGTCTATTAAAGCAGAACCGAAAATACCCAACCTTTGCGAAAAAAACAAGTAGTCATTAAAGGCGAAGATAAACTATGGCAATCACTAACTCGAAAGACTGCAATTTAATTTTCTACACGAATCCCATGTCCCGAGGACAGATTGTTCGCTGGATGCTGGAAGAGACTGGTAAGCCCTATCAAATGGAAGTGCTGGAATACAACGCATCCATGAAAGACCCTGAGTATTTGAAGATAAACCCGCTCGGAAAGGTGCCGTCGATTGTACACAATGGCAAGGTTGTAACGGAGTGTGCGGCCATTTGTGCATATTTGGCAGATGTGTTTCCCGAATGTGGTTTGGCACCCTCGGTGACTGAGCGCGCGGATTATTACCGGTGGCTCTTTTTCGCAGCAGGTCCGCTGGAAGCCGCAGTCATTAATCGCACGCTTGGTTTTGATGTTCCCCAGGTAAAAGAGCGAATGGTCGGCTATGGCACTTATGATGCTGCTGTTGATACACTCGCAAAAGCGGTTACAACGCATGAGTACATTGCTGGGTCTGAATTTACTGCTGCGGATGTTTACGTCGGCTCTCATGTCATTTGGGGCCAGCAATTTGGTAGCCTGCCTAAAAGTAAAGCGTTTCAAGACTATGCCGAGAAACTAATGCAACGCCCGGCATACAAGGCCGCTCAAGAAAAATAATTCGTT contains these protein-coding regions:
- the proV gene encoding glycine betaine/L-proline ABC transporter ATP-binding protein ProV gives rise to the protein MSYKVEVKNLYKVFGQRPEHAFKLLEQGVTKDEIFEKTGMVIGVKDANLQIAEGEIFVVMGLSGSGKSTLVRLLNRLIEPSRGQVLIDGEDITAISDDALRQIRRKKVSMVFQSFALMPHLNVLENTAFGLELSGEDLTTRQDKAIKALAQVGLEAYANNYPDELSGGMQQRVGLARALANDPDIMLMDEAFSALDPLIRTEMQDELLHLQSKLQRTIIFISHDLDEAMRIGDRIAIMQGGEVVQVGTPDEILHNPANDYVKSFFKGVDVSHVFNAGDIARKLQVTLIKKQSSDGLRTGLKSLRDYDREHGYVIDKDGKLLGVVSANSLSAVIKEEKTLSEAFLDITPLQTDTPIRETLGVVAQAPCPLPVIDENQKYCGAISRTLLLETLDREETA
- the proW gene encoding glycine betaine/L-proline ABC transporter permease ProW gives rise to the protein MSTDTQNPWASTEQQATPDTDQDTSANSTDSSNPWASTAQPEESTASNPWGSAGEQPSASEIMSAGPVEETDSFSWSDPFQEEWIPLEDWVETGIEWLVGNFRPFFTAIKAPIDTTLGSIDTLLQSINPFIMILFMGLLAWQMAGRRLGITTMIGLFLVGIIGAWQESMTTLSLVITSVLFCMLIGIPTGIWMARSDRAQQIIRPILDAMQTTPAFVYLVPIVMLFGIGNVPGVVVTIIFAVPPVIRLTNLGIRQVPEDLVEAAHSFGASGRQMLFKVQLPLAMPTIMAGVNQTLMLSLSMVVIASMISVGGLGLMVLRGIGRLDIGLATVGGIGIVILAIILDRMTQSLGQSARDRGTRHWYETGPVGLLFKLKKNSTNNSSV
- the proX gene encoding glycine betaine/L-proline ABC transporter substrate-binding protein ProX, with the translated sequence MTTLKKIACALTLVTATSTSYADSMPGKGVSVVPVQSAIAEESFQTIVLNEALKQLGYDVQPIKEVDYSAGYTSIANGDATYMAVNWYPLHNTMYDNAGGDKVFYRKGHYIEGAAQGYLVDKKTADKYGIDNIGDFKDPKIAKLFDTDGDGKADLTGCQAGWGCEGVIEHQLDAFKLRDRITHKQGQYAAIISDTIARYKEGDSIFYYTWTPYWVSGKLVPGKDVVWLEVPHSANPNGTDTKLPNGKNYGFDINSERVVANKKFAQANPAAAKLFEVAKLSVNDVSAENMLIANGEDSQKQIKQHALNWIKANQSTFNGWLDAARKAAK
- a CDS encoding DMT family transporter — its product is MKSNSLAVAVGLLMAATLSWGGMFAVAKPALGVMDPFYLTLIRYGVAAVLFVLILIWVEGAGALRLEGRLGLLFLLATLGFAGFNLLAFNGLVHTRPEHGAVIMAMMPMITAILTWLFKGVRPKRFTLAAIIVAFLGVFLVITRGDPMQASAGGSGQWGLVFLAGAFCWVSYTMGAQSFPNWSPLRYTAVTCVLGTISITLITFGFTMSGMIHTPDWETVVSLKGTFLYLIVLGALVAVLSWNTGIKIMGPVNGVLFINFVPITAFTIGVIQGRSFTTAELVGASFVIGALVANNLYLRKLERAAKMSDRTELVNSVARLKPTT
- a CDS encoding LysR family transcriptional regulator, giving the protein MQSLDDMVIFAAVVDAKGFSAAAQVLKISTPVVSKRINALEGSLGAKLLNRTTRRISLTEAGNVFYRYCTRVVAEAQAAEAAVTYLHDEPRGLLRITAPVTFGSQQIASVLPDFMARYPEIQVDLDVSDHSVDLAEAGYDIALRITNNPPPLLAARLLTQTRRIVCAAPAYWDQYGRPEQPKDLEHHNCIVYSPHPNFNEWYFESENGSETVSVHGRFKVNNTTAMLEVAAGGLGVIMLTSFAVQRQIQAGILEPVLENYSTPGSDIYALYLPNRFLSRKARVFIDYLVELYDQTKGSLSESQPT
- a CDS encoding class I SAM-dependent methyltransferase; amino-acid sequence: MNHNQPDTSDVIQNSTTDEYYNQHAGEFFETTVKLDMSATIHEFSAHLPENAHILDAGCGSGRDSKLLIELGYNVTAFDASSKLARLASEYLGQPVLTCTFSQFKSNNQFDGIWACASLLHIPAPDMSQTLCHLSQYLKPEGVFYASFKYGSEDICKDGRNFTNCTESRLADFVQETQLSIIKTWKTPDTRPERVDEYWLNALLRKNGSPTSP
- a CDS encoding formylglycine-generating enzyme family protein — its product is MNLSTLVKVASLLGLSFLGAACSVQHEQINTWETVQDQLQLGYPGPKLVVIPKGTGWIGGVNFRSFQNESPEHKITVSKRFAIGQSEITFDEYDAFCKATNRKCPPDNGWGRGKQPVIKVSWIEAAAYTQWLSEQTGEVYRLPSEAEWEYAARAGQKTRYWWGDDYIQGVDHCDRDYEGCPEGTAVARPGVAGRFKANPFGLFDVTSNVAEWVLDCGNDSHVGAGVSVDPRLDGDCSQRILKGATWQNPQPNVHLSQRISIEKDYRSASVGFRVVREITD
- a CDS encoding IS701 family transposase — encoded protein: MDAKGYGNIPEILFDWITFLVKALPLRSVPTFIELLIGAMLTPTGFVTDAWLMVAMKRHWSSYFKWLQKGKWSWVALAQQLGQLLTQWCPNEQWYLAIDDTLVLRSSKKAPSSQFHHMHGNKANRPQFVRGQCWVSLSAIVKGQKQAWSIPLISRLTRACGNGNKLVTAGILLRVMRSFFTGATVLMDSWYMRGTLIASLQGMGYHVIGQVRKDTALYDVPERTGKRGRPRKYGEKYTPERVTNLEETCANVTIYGRQQSLRYRTVIAKARFLDGQLVKVVWVQFENEDGSLKPARLLLTTRTNMSGIDIIKAYAKRWSIEPMFHQLKNRWGWNETWQQSRQVLHRWVQIISLSYALVQLLTYWKESAGQEMHLDIPWRKHAPITAGLVRLKLQRNLQQVAVRDWWDVKSRIFKPPARAIE